Within Protaetiibacter intestinalis, the genomic segment TGGCGCCGAGCTGCACGGGCCACTCGTGCGTGCCGATGCGGGCGACCGCCGCGGAGAGCTTCGTGATGGCGTTGTCGCGGATGACGCGCGAACCGTGGGCGGCCACGCCGCGGGCCACGAGACGCACCCAGAGGAGCGCCTTCTCTCCCGTCTGCAGCAGGTAGGCGCGGCGGCCGGCGAGGTCGATCGAGTAGCCGCCCACCTCGCTGATGGCCTCCGTGGCCCCCGCGAAGAGCTCCGGGTGGTGCGTCACGAGGTGGTGGGAGCCGAACACGCCGCCGTTCTCCTCGTCCGAGAAGAACACCACGACGAGGTCGCGGGCGGGGCGTCTCCCCGAGCGCAGGATGTCGCCGAGGCTCGTGAGGATCATGGCGTCCATGTCCTTCATGTCGACGGCGCCACGGCCCCACAGCATCCCGTCGCGGATCTCGCCCGCGAAGGGGTCGACGCTCCAGTTCGCCGGGTCGGCCGGGACGACGTCGAGGTGGCCGTGCACGACGAGGGCGGGGCGGCCGGGGTCGGCGCCCTCGACGCGCGCCACGACGCTCGTGCGGCGCGGGGCCGCGTCGTAGAGATGCGGCTCGAGTCCCAGGCCGCGGAGCTCGGCCTCGACGTACTCGGCCGCCTCCGTCTCGCCGTTCGCGCGGCCGCCACCCCAGTTGGTGGTGTCGATGCGGATGAGGTCGCGGGCGATGCGGGCGGTGTCCTCGAGTGCGCCGTCCATCCCCACACGCTACCCGTGACTTCGTTCGGGAGGACGACACGCCGCATCCGCCCCCGCATCCGGGCCCCGCACGGCGCGTCGTCCTCCCGAACGAAGTGGATGCGACGCTCAGTCGCGCAGGTAGGCCGGGTGACCGGCGACGTAGGTGGCCGCGGTCGTGCGGTCGTCGCCGAGGGTGGCGAGCACGAACAGCAGCTCCTCGACCGAGGAGGCCCGCGCGCTGCGGAAGGCGAGCAGCTCGGTCGCGGCGGGATCCAGCACCACGAGGTCCGCCTCCTTGCCGACCTCGAGCGAGCCGATCCGGTCGCCGAGACCGAGGGCGCGCGCCCCGCCGAGGGTCGCGAGGTAGAGCAGCTCGGCGGCGCCGAGCGAGAGCCCGTCGAGGTGGGCGACCTCGTAGGCGGAGGC encodes:
- a CDS encoding M20/M25/M40 family metallo-hydrolase is translated as MDGALEDTARIARDLIRIDTTNWGGGRANGETEAAEYVEAELRGLGLEPHLYDAAPRRTSVVARVEGADPGRPALVVHGHLDVVPADPANWSVDPFAGEIRDGMLWGRGAVDMKDMDAMILTSLGDILRSGRRPARDLVVVFFSDEENGGVFGSHHLVTHHPELFAGATEAISEVGGYSIDLAGRRAYLLQTGEKALLWVRLVARGVAAHGSRVIRDNAITKLSAAVARIGTHEWPVQLGATTSAMLTGVRRLLDAAPDEDPVALIERTGIAAGFLRGTVRTTSNPTVLEAGYKHNVIPDRAEALVDVRPFAGQEDAVLAELRELAGPEVEVEIVHHDVGLESPFEGPLVERMVGALRRHDPDAEVLPYLLSGGTDNKALSALGITGYGFAPLRLGPGLDFPAMFHGVDERVPLDALAFGRAVLTDFLLEA